A DNA window from Calliphora vicina chromosome 1, idCalVici1.1, whole genome shotgun sequence contains the following coding sequences:
- the Trs33 gene encoding trafficking protein particle complex subunit 6b → MSEDIVFDCLHAEIVNYCLENNKENDFSTLEYIGFTTGFRLIERLTRDVSRFKDELETIKFICTDFWTIIYKKQVDNLRTNNQGMYVVQDKAFRFLTRISPGTKQLEHAPKFVAFTCGLVRGALSNLGINSTVTAEVQSIPACKFHIEVSRT, encoded by the exons ATGTCCGAAGATATAGTATTTGATTGTTTACATGCGGAAATAGTAAATTATTGTCTAGAAAACAATAAg GAAAATGATTTTTCCACTTTGGAATACATAGGCTTTACCACTGGCTTTCGTTTAATAGAACGTTTAACGCGTGATGTCTCACGATTTAAAGATGAATtggaaacaattaaatttatatgcACAGATTTTTGGAccataatatacaaaaaacaagTGGACAATTTAAGAACCAATAATCAAGGAATGTATGTGGTGCAAGATAAAGCATTTCGTTTTTTAACACGTATATCACCGGGTACCAAACAATTGGAGCATGCTCCTAAG TTTGTGGCATTTACATGTGGTTTGGTCAGAGGAGCTTTAAGTAATCTTGGTATTAACAGTACTGTTACAGCAGAAGTACAATCAATTCCAGCTTGTAAATTTCATATAGAAGTTAGTAgaacttaa
- the LOC135959118 gene encoding uncharacterized protein LOC135959118 — protein MLTPPNEEDALAEIYYLTQETTKNWRKLLKYGETLEVEIKRKLLWLWPTEKHLWQINKLLRVYNITNVLSIGCGNGLFEWLLQEALNLQVYGLEVDRQWWLSNYAIKSFIPLNYIEDMRKDDVPGSFLQKCCVSNSWNFALMFCYFNNRSAFLEYLKLYQGNYIIIIGPLENTDIYTDPLPLEPNFPEDTTVKWILLQTLPIENNILVLYEKSIQIQNNCDKI, from the exons ATGTTAACGCCACCAAACGAGGAAGATGCTTTGGcagaaatatattatttaacgCAGGAAACTACGAAAAATTGGCGAAAGCTATTAAAGTATGGTGAAACATTGGAAgtggaaataaaaagaaaattattatggTTGTGGCCAACGGAAAAGCACTTATGGCaaatcaataaattattaagagtatacaatattacaaatgttttaaGCATAGGCTGTGGTAATGGTTTATTTGAATGGTTGCTACAAGAGGCTCTTA atTTACAAGTTTATGGTTTGGAAGTAGATCGCCAGTGGTGGCTTAGTAATTATGCTATTAAATCATTCATACCTCTTAACTATATCGAGGATATGAGAAAAGACGATGTTCCTGGTAGTTTTCTGCAAAAGTGTTGTGTTTCAAATAGTTGGAATTTTGCTTTAATGTTTTGTTACTTTAATAATCGCTCGgcatttttggaatatttaaaactttatcaaggcaattatattataattatcGGACCTTTAGAGAATACCGATATTTACACAGATCCTTTACCGTTAGAACCAAACTTTCCCGAAGATACAACTGTAAAATGGATTTTATTACAAACTCTACccatagaaaataatattttagttttatatgagaaaagtatacaaatacaaaacaattgtgataaaatataa